One Chitinispirillum alkaliphilum genomic window, TTTGACAATATTTGAAAAAACACTATATTTGTAATCGTAATACGAATATGTAAATTTTTTCCCTTCCCGACACATTCCCAAAAACACCTATTAACTTCTAAGGAGGCGCTGTCATGCGTATAGCCATTTTCTCGTGGGAATCTTTACATTCAATTAACATTGGCGGACTTGGTGTCCACGTAACTGAACTTGCAGCAGGTCTCGAACGTCGCGATCATGACATACACGTATTTACCCGCCGCAAGCCGGATCAGAACCACTATGATCGTATCGATGGAGTACACTATCATCGCATAGACCATGGCGTAAGTGACAATTTCATCGAATCGATGGATTGGATGTGCAAAGCTATGGCGCACCGCTTTTACGAGGTCACATCTCTGATTGGAAAATTTGAACTTGCACATGCACATGACTGGCTTACCGGAAATGTTCTCAGATATGTCAATGAAGGTTTCGGTACACCTGGTGTTCTCACAATGCACTCAACTGAATATGGCCGCGACGGAAACGTCTTCTATGATGGTTATGCCAGGTGGATCAGGGATACTGAAGCTGCTGCCTGCAATCACGCAAATGTAGTTATTTCGGTAAGCGGATTTCTGGCCGATGAACTTCAGCGTATCTACGGAGTACCTCACTGGAAAATTCACGTAGTACCTAACGGGGTGGGATATGATGCATTTAATGGCTATCTTGAACCAGGGCAGATTAAGTCCCGTTATGGTATAGGCCCACTGGATCCAACCATCTTTGCCGCAGGACGTATGACCACGCAGAAGGGCATGGACCTTTTGGTAGAATCGGTACCGATGGTACTTGGCTATTATCCCTCTGCCAAGTTCATAATCTCCGGTGACGGGCCTGAAAAAGATTTGATTGTTAACCGTGCTAACGAGCTTGGAGTCAACCATGCAATACGTTTCTTGGGAAGTGTGTCAAGAGGAGAGTACTCCGAAATAATGAGATCTGCCGACATTTTGGCTTTGCCAAGCCGAAACGAACCATTTGGAATCGTAGCTCTGGAAGCCTGGGCTGCTGGAAAACCTGTTGTGGCCACTTCTGCAGGCGGACCCAGAGAATTCGTATGGCACAATGTAAACGGATTCCTTGTAGATGCCAATCCAGGTGGATTAGCACACGGTATCGGTTCACTTCTGGCAGATCACGACCACTGTCGTGCGCTTGGGTGTAATGGCCGGGTAGCGGTTGAAGACAAGTTCAATTGGAATACTGTCGCAGGATATACCGAGGGAGTATATCACGCAGCCCTGAACTGATATTTCTTAACCAATATATTGAGATGATTTAATTTGGAAAGGCTGCCATTATTCCTGAGAAGTAAAAGTAGCGCAACAGTAAACAGCCTCCAGTTTTCTTCAATGATTGTCTGCCAGTGACACATGGCAGACAATTTCTTATCTCTTGTTGACTGGCCCGCAATGGTTTTTCTCCTGCTCCCCCAGCCATTTACCAGCCTCACTACGTTACTTTTTACGTCATAATACC contains:
- a CDS encoding glycosyl transferase, group 1, which encodes MRIAIFSWESLHSINIGGLGVHVTELAAGLERRDHDIHVFTRRKPDQNHYDRIDGVHYHRIDHGVSDNFIESMDWMCKAMAHRFYEVTSLIGKFELAHAHDWLTGNVLRYVNEGFGTPGVLTMHSTEYGRDGNVFYDGYARWIRDTEAAACNHANVVISVSGFLADELQRIYGVPHWKIHVVPNGVGYDAFNGYLEPGQIKSRYGIGPLDPTIFAAGRMTTQKGMDLLVESVPMVLGYYPSAKFIISGDGPEKDLIVNRANELGVNHAIRFLGSVSRGEYSEIMRSADILALPSRNEPFGIVALEAWAAGKPVVATSAGGPREFVWHNVNGFLVDANPGGLAHGIGSLLADHDHCRALGCNGRVAVEDKFNWNTVAGYTEGVYHAALN